CGTGCTATTTTAACTTTGCGCCAAACATTGGTTTCTAAAGTAATGGAGCATGATAATTCTAATTTATACGAAAAATTTAAAGGTTTAATCGGAGAAGTAGTTACGGGAGAAATTCACTATGTACGTCACAAACAAGTGATTATAATGGATGACGAGCAAAACGAAATGATTTTACCAAAAGAAAATCAAATACCATCAGATTTTTTCAGAAAAGGAGATACATTACGTGCTGTTGTAGATGATGTAAAATTAAGAGGAGCAAAACCTCAAATTATTTTATCAAGAACATCACCAAAATTCTTAGAGAAATTATTTGAACAAGAAATTCCAGAAATTTTAGACGGATTAATTACCATCAAAAATGTAGTTCGTATCCCTGGAGATAAAGCAAAAGTAGCAGTAGAATCTTACGATGATCGTATCGATCCAGTAGGAGCTTGTGTTGGAATGAAAGGATCTCGTATCCATTCAATCGTACGCGAATTACGTAATGAAAACATTGACGTAATTAACTACACTAACAACCAAAGTTTATACATTCAACGAGCTTTAAGCCCAGCTAAAATTTCGAATATCGAAATTAACGAAGAGGAAAATAAAGCTTTGGTATACGTAAATGCAGACGAAGTTTCGAAAGCAATTGGTAAAGGTGGATACAATGTTCGTTTAGCTTCTAAGTTAGTTGGAATGGAAATTGATATTTTCAGAGAAGGAGCCCAAGACGAAGACGTAGAATTATCAGAATTCTCAGACGAAATCGATGCATGGGTAATCGAAGCATTTAGTGCTATCGGGTTAGATACAGCCAAAAGTATTTTAGAACAAGACGTGGATGACTTAATCAAACGTACGGATTTAGAAGAAGAGACAATCTTAGACGTTATTCGTGTGTTAAAAGAAGAGTTTGAAGATTAATTCATACTCAAGTCATAAACAATTCATACATTTGCAAACAATAAAATAAGAGATTAGCTTCATATGTCGGAAACAATAAGATTAAGTAAAGTATTAAAAGAATTAAATATATCAATAGATAGAGCTGTTGACTTTTTAGAAGGGAAAGGTAAAACTGTAGAGAAAAATCCGAACTCTAAAATCGATGTGCCAACTTACGATATTTTAGTTAATGAATTCCGATCTGATGCTAAACAAAAGCAAGCTTCCGGTGAAGTAGTCATTAACAAAATTTCAGAAATCAAAGCAGCTGAAAAGAAAGAAGCAGAAGCAAAAGCTGCTACTGAAAAACCAGTTGAAAAGAAACCTGAAATGATCGAAACGACTAAGGTTGAATTGGAAGGGCCAAAGACTGTTGGTAAAATAGACTTAGATGCTTTAAAACCGAAAGCCAAAGAGGTGAAACCTCAGGTGAAGGTAGAAGTGAAAAAAGAAGAAATCAAGAAAGAAGAAGCGCCAAAAGCTGAAAAGAAAACTGAATCAAGAGAGGAAACTAAAGGTCCAAAAGTGATTAAAGTGATTGATCTTGATAAAATAAATAATACAGGTAAACCTAAAAAGCAAGATTCTCCAGCTCCTAAAAAAGAGCAAGCAGAACCTAAAAAGGCGGAAGCACCGAAAGCGGAAGTTAAAAAAGAGGTGAAGAAAGAAGAACCTAAAAAGGTGGAAGAGGTTAAAAATCCTGAAGTAAAAACGGAAGCGAAGCCTGAAGTGAAGAAAGAAGAAATTGAAGACGTAGTAGCAGTAGAACCTCAAAAAATTGAAACTGTCTACACAAAACTAGATGGACCTAATTTTACAGGTGCAAAGATTGACTTATCTAAATTTGATAAGAAAAAATCTGACGATAAAAAGGGGAATCAGAAAGGTGCTAATAACGCTGCTGACAAGAAAAAGCGCAAACGTATCCAGAAAAACGTTAAACCAGAAGATGTAGCAAAAGCTGGTGAAAACGGAGGGAATAATAACAATCGCCAAGGTGGAAATAACAACCACGGAGGTGGAAACAATAACAACCGCCAAGGTGGAAACAACAACCACGGAGGAGGAAATAATAACAACCGTCAAGGACAAGGAGGTGGAAATCGCCAAGGTGGACAAGGAGGTGGAAATCGCCAAGGTCAAGGTGGAAACCGTCAAGGAGGTGGAAACTTTAGAGGAGGTAATAACCGAGGACCAAGAGTTCCTCAAGTAGAACTTTCTGACGAAGATGTTAAAAAACAAATTAAAGACACTTTAGATAAACTTACGAATAAAGGAAAAGGATCTAAAGGGGCTAAACACAGAAGAGATAAACGTAAAGAACGTCGTGAATTTGCTGAGCAAGAGCAAGAAGCAATGGACATGGACAAAACTTTACATGTAACAGAATTTGTAACAGTTAACGAATTAGCTTCGTTAATGGATGTTTCTGTTACAGAAGTTATTTCAGCATGTATGTCTTTAGGTATCATGGTTACCATGAACCAACGTCTTGAAGCTGATACAATTCAGTTAGTTGCAGATGATTTCGGATTCGAAGCAGAATTTGCTAATGCTGAAGAAGAAATCTCAACGGAAGAAGAAGAAATCGATAATGAAGAAGATTTAGTAACTCGCGCGCCAATCGTAACTGTAATGGGACACGTTGACCACGGTAAAACATCTTTATTAGATTATGTTCGTAAAGCAAACGTAATTGCTGGTGAGTCAGGAGGTATTACACAACATATTGGAGCGTACAACGTAACATTACCAAGTGGTAAACGTGTAGCATTTTTAGATACACCAGGTCACGAAGCCTTTACAGCGATGCGTGCTCGTGGTGCACAAGTAACGGATATTGCAATTATTGTGATTGCTGCTGATGACCAAATCATGCCACAAACACGTGAAGCAATTTCTCACGCACAAGCAGCAGGAGTACCAATGGTATTCGCAATCAATAAGGTTGATAAACCAGCAGCTAATCCAGAAAAAGTAAAAGAGCAATTAGCTCAAATGAACTTATTAGTTGAAGATTGGGGTGGTACTTATCAATCTCAAGAGATTTCAGCTAAATCTGGTTTAGGAGTTGATGATTTATTAGAAAAAGTTTTATTAGAAGCCGAAGTATTAGATCTTAAAGCAAATCCAAAACGTAAAGCATCTGGTACAGTTGTAGAAGCTGCATTAGA
This portion of the Empedobacter stercoris genome encodes:
- the infB gene encoding translation initiation factor IF-2, which codes for MSETIRLSKVLKELNISIDRAVDFLEGKGKTVEKNPNSKIDVPTYDILVNEFRSDAKQKQASGEVVINKISEIKAAEKKEAEAKAATEKPVEKKPEMIETTKVELEGPKTVGKIDLDALKPKAKEVKPQVKVEVKKEEIKKEEAPKAEKKTESREETKGPKVIKVIDLDKINNTGKPKKQDSPAPKKEQAEPKKAEAPKAEVKKEVKKEEPKKVEEVKNPEVKTEAKPEVKKEEIEDVVAVEPQKIETVYTKLDGPNFTGAKIDLSKFDKKKSDDKKGNQKGANNAADKKKRKRIQKNVKPEDVAKAGENGGNNNNRQGGNNNHGGGNNNNRQGGNNNHGGGNNNNRQGQGGGNRQGGQGGGNRQGQGGNRQGGGNFRGGNNRGPRVPQVELSDEDVKKQIKDTLDKLTNKGKGSKGAKHRRDKRKERREFAEQEQEAMDMDKTLHVTEFVTVNELASLMDVSVTEVISACMSLGIMVTMNQRLEADTIQLVADDFGFEAEFANAEEEISTEEEEIDNEEDLVTRAPIVTVMGHVDHGKTSLLDYVRKANVIAGESGGITQHIGAYNVTLPSGKRVAFLDTPGHEAFTAMRARGAQVTDIAIIVIAADDQIMPQTREAISHAQAAGVPMVFAINKVDKPAANPEKVKEQLAQMNLLVEDWGGTYQSQEISAKSGLGVDDLLEKVLLEAEVLDLKANPKRKASGTVVEAALDKGRGYVSTIIVQTGTLHIGDYVLAGSHHGKVRALLDERGNNVKVAGPSTPVTILGLDGAPTAGDKFKVYEDEREAKQIASRRDQLQREQTIRTQKHITLDEIGRRIALGDFKELNIILKGDVDGSVEALTDSLQKLSTEEIIVNILHKGVGQITESDVLLASASDAIIIGFNVRPGVSAREIADKEEVEIRTYSIIYAAIEEIKEAMEGMLSPELKEQVTGNIEVRETFKVTKVGTIAGCMVLDGKVYRSSKVRIIRDGVVIHDGELASLKRFKDDVKEVNKGYECGLNIKNFNDIQVNDIIEAYETVEVKKKLK
- the nusA gene encoding transcription termination factor NusA, whose product is MDNLALIESFGDFKDDKNIDRITLMAILEETLKSVLKKKYGTDDNFDIIVNPDKGDLEIWHNRIVVEDGFSEDDATDIELSEARKIEPDFEVGEEVSEKIPIEALGRRAILTLRQTLVSKVMEHDNSNLYEKFKGLIGEVVTGEIHYVRHKQVIIMDDEQNEMILPKENQIPSDFFRKGDTLRAVVDDVKLRGAKPQIILSRTSPKFLEKLFEQEIPEILDGLITIKNVVRIPGDKAKVAVESYDDRIDPVGACVGMKGSRIHSIVRELRNENIDVINYTNNQSLYIQRALSPAKISNIEINEEENKALVYVNADEVSKAIGKGGYNVRLASKLVGMEIDIFREGAQDEDVELSEFSDEIDAWVIEAFSAIGLDTAKSILEQDVDDLIKRTDLEEETILDVIRVLKEEFED